TTCCATGGCGATATGCGACAACATTCTGGCTGTCCGCAAACGCTATCTGGAGCAAGGCCCTTACGGTCAAATCAGCCAGTCGTTGCTTCGGCGTATTCAACAAGGCATCCAAATCGCGATTGGAGTTTATCCGGTTTAGGAACTTAACGTTAAGCGGCTATCCCTGAACCTGCCCTAAAGAGACTGTAAAGGAAACGAGCATGGAGGGATTCGAACCCCCGACCCTCAGAACCGGAATCTGATGCTCTATCCAACTGAGCTACATGCCCTTGCGCTTAGCTATTGTAGCACTTACTCTCGGCAGACGCGGTAGGATGATGGCACTTAACCCCTGAGAATCCCATGTCAGTTGACGTGCCATCTGCAGAGACCACCAACCTACCCTCAGATAACCTTGCCGAGAATCTCGACGAAACCTCTCCGGCAGGATTAACGGCGGAGCAATACCGTCGCAAGATGGAGCGCCGTAAGCAAGTGCAGCAGCAACGGTTGGCCCAGCGCACCCAGGAGAAGGGCTTGATCATCGTGCACACCGGCAACGGCAAGGGCAAAACCACGGCGGCCTTGGGCATGGTGATGCGATCCCTGGGCCACGGATTTCGGGTGGCCATCGTCCAGTTTATCAAAGGGGCTTGGGAGCCCTCTGAAAAAGCGGTGCTGGGCCACTGGCCAGAGCAGCTAGAATTCCATGCCCTGGGGGAAGGGTTTACTTGGGAGACCCAAGATCGCGATCGCGACACAGCCAAGGCAGAGCAAGCTTGGGAAGTGGCCTGGGGCTATCTGCAGAACCCGGCCTATAAGACCATTCTGTTGGACGAGGTGAATGTGGCCCTGAAGCACGGGTTTCTCTCCGTGGATCGAGTGCTGGCGGGGCTGGCTCAAAAGCCGGAGCACACCCATGTCATCCTGACCGGACGGGGGGCTCCTGCCGCTCTGATTGAAGCAGCCGACTTGGTGACGGAGATGACCTTGGTGAAGCATCCCTTCCGGGAGCAAGGGGTAAAGGCACAGCCGGGGATTGAGTTTTAGGGAGGCATCATGGCGGCTGAGTATCAGCTATCGTTTCTGTCTGAGGGTGATCAGAAGGCGGCGGAACTATCTTGGGTGTATAACCAGACCCCAACAGGGGACCTGAGCCTAGGGGAACTACAGGGTTGGAAGCAGCGGGTTTTGGAATTCCAACGATCGGTGCGGGCCACGCCGGTGGTGCGCCAGGGAACTTTGTTTGATGTAACGGCTACGTCAGACCCGCTAGATGCCCTCGATCCCTTTCATCTGCCCCAGCGGAATGCCGAATTCTGGCGAGGCTGCTTCGATGAGTCTGGCCCCCCTGCCCTTTACTTCGTGGTGGATCACGAATTGCCGCTGTTGCTGTACGTGGGGGAAACCATCAAGTCCAACCAGCGTTGGCAAGGGGAGCACGACTGCAAGCGCTATATCCTCAATTACATCGCCGCTCACCGGCCCCATGGGCTGCCGGTGACGGTGAATATCGGCTTTTGGCCCTATGCCCCTTGCGATCGCAAAACTCGCCAAGCCCTAGAGCTAGCGCTGATCCAACGTTGGCGCTCCCCCTTCAACAAGGAAAACTGGAGGCTGTGGGGCACTCCCTTTGTTGGCAGTAGAGCCCCCGAATGACTTAGATATGTCCTCAAGCTCGAGAGGACGCAAAGCGAATCTTGAGGTAATCATCCTCCAGCTTAGCTCCGGCAGGTTGCAGGGCCGCCAGGGCCTGGGGCAACACTAGATTACGGCGGTGGTTGCCGATGCGAATATTCAGTTCATCGGAGGCCTTACTCAACTCCACCCTATCCTTGGGAATACCTGGTAGATAAATCTCCAGGCTGTAGGTATCCTCATCCTGGATTACCCGAATGGTGGTCTCCTTGTAATACACCTGGGTGGGGTCTTCCTGGTCATAGAGAGTGTCTTTCAGCCGAGCTAAGGCCTCTAGGCCACACATTTCCTCTGAAAACAGCGGCACTTCTTTCACCGGCAAGGGCCGAAAGTTCTCATGAATCTCGTGACGATATTGCTGCTGCTGATCCTTCCAGCGTTGGAAAAACGGGTCCTGCACGCTCTCAGGAATGATGCGATTGGCAATCACCAGATCCGTGCCCACGTTATAAAGACTGAGATAAGCATGGGCCCGCAACGACTCCTTAATCACCATCTTCTCCGGATTGGTCACCAGCCGCACGGAGGTGGTGGCGGTATCCGTTAACACCTTCTCCAGGTCCTCTAACTGATGATAAAACTCGTAGGGAGCATCCATGACTTCCTGGGTGGGCAGCGAAAACCCTGCCACCGGCCGAAACAACGGTTCCACAATCGGCCGCAGGGCCGCAGACACGGCCTGAAAGGGCTTGTATAGCCGCCGCATGTACCAGCCCGCCACCTCCGGCAGACTCAGCAACCGTAGGGCCGTTCCCGTGGGGGCCGAGTCGATGATCAGCACCTCAAACTCCCCCTCGTCGTAGTGGCGCTTCATCCGCACCAGACTGAAGATTTCATCCATGCCCGGCAGAATCGCCAACTCTTCCGCTTCTACCCCTTCTAAGCCCCGGGCCTGCAGCACCTCAGTGATGTAGCGCTTCACCGAGCCCCAATTCCCCTCTAGCTCCATCAGGGCATCCAATTCTGCCCCCCAGAGGTTAGGCCGCACCTGCCGGGGCGTATGCTCCAACTCCTGATCGAAGCTATCCGCCAGAGAGTGGGCTGGATCCGTGCTCAATACCAGGGTCTTATAACCGAGTTCGGCGCAGCGTAGGCCGGTAGCCGCCGCCACCGAGGTCTTGCCGACACCACCTTTGCCGGTCATCAATAATACACGCATGCAGATCCAGGTCCCGCTTTAGAAACGTTACATTCTTTTACTCTATCGGGTTTATTCCAGAGCCGCCAAAAATTAATCCGATAGCCCAGGATTGCGCTAGCTGGTTTAGGGCGTTTACGATGGCGGGAAAATGGGAATATTCCATGAATATTTTGCTGATCTATCCGCAGTTTCCAAAAAGCTTTTGGTCTTTTGAGAAAACCCTGGAACTTGCCAACTTTAAAGCCCAACTTCCCCCTCTAGGTATGGTTACAGTGGCGGCCATCTTGCCACAGACCTGGAATTACCGATTAGTCGATCGCAACCTACGGGATGTCACCGAGGCCGAATGGGCCTGGGCCGATCTGGTTTTGATCTCCGCCATGATTGTGCAGCGCCCAGATTTCATAGCTCAGATTCAAGCCGCCAAAGCCCGAGGCAAGCTGGTAGCCGTGGGCGGTCCCTACCCTACAGCCCTGCCTGACGAAGCCACTGGAGCCGACTTTTTAATCCTGGATGAAGGTGAAATTACCCTGCCCCTGTTTGTGGAGGCGATTGGGCGCGGCGAGACTAGCGGCATTTTTCGCGCTAACGGCGAGAAACCGGCTGTAACCACCACTCCCATTCCCCGCTATGACCTCTTAGACCTGGACGCCTACGCCGAAATGTCGGTGCAATTCTCCCGGGGCTGTCCATTTCAGTGCGAATTCTGCGACATCATCGTGCTCTATGGCCGCAAGCCCCGCACCAAGGACCCAGAACAACTGCTAGCTGAGTTGCAATATCTCTACGATTTGGGCTGGCGCCGGAGCATCTTCATGGTAGATGACAACTTCATCGGCAATAAGCGCAATGTCAAACGGTTGTTGACAGCCCTGAAGCCCTGGATGGAGGCCCATAACCATCCCTTCTCCTTTGCCACTGAGGCCTCGGTGGATCTGGCCCAAGACAAGGAACTGATGCAGTTGATGGTGGACTGCAACTTCGGCAGTGTCTTTTTGGGCATCGAAACTCCCGACGACAGTAGTCTCACCCTGACCCAGAAGTATCAAAATACCCGCAGTCCCCTGGCCGACTCGGTGCAGACCATTATCAAGGCGGGATTGCGGGTGATGGCAGGCTTCATTATCGGCTTCGACGGCGAACAATCCGGGGCCGGGCAGCGCATCGTTGACTTTGTGGAACAGACCACCATTCCCACGGCCATGTTCGGGATTCTGCAGGCCCTGCCGGATACGGCTCTATGGCATCGACTAGCCAAAGAAGGTCGGTTACTAGACCGCCACTATGACTCCAACCAGACCTCGCTGATGAACTTTATCCCCACCCGTCCCATGGAAGACATCGTGGCGGAATATCTCCATGCCTTCTGGACCCTCTACGATCCCCTGGTGATGTTGAATCGCACCTATCGCCATTTTCTGATACTGGGAGCCGGGCGGCGACAGCATTATCGCGGCCGCACCAAATCCGCCGGTACCCCTGGGCTGAACTGGACGATTCTACGGGCCATGGGGATTCTCTGCTGGCGTCAGGGAGTAGTACGCAAGACCCGGCTACGATTCTGGTTGCATCTGATCAGCCTGCTGCGGCAGTATCCAGAGGTGGTGCTGAACTATCTGGTGGTCTGCGCTCAGGCAGAGCACTTCATCGACTTTCGGCAGACGGTGCGGCAGCAGATCACCGAGCAGCTGGCGGTGGCTCAGAGTCAGCTGCAGGAGACCACAACCCCAATGCCAGCACCTCAGACGGCTTAGGGAAGGCGGGGAGGTGGGGTGAGGGGGTGAGGGGGTGAGGTGAAGAGTGAAGAGTGAAGAGCTTGCCCTGAGCGCAGTCGAAGGGTAAAGCGTGAAGAGGGGACAGGGAATAAGGGGGAAAGGTCCCTCGCGTCCTTGCCGATGCGACGCGATCTATTGCGCCTAACCGATAAGCCCTTCCGCAGGTCCAGGGCAGTAGTTCGACTGCGTTGCTCCTGCGGAGCCGCTTTGCGAACACTACAAGCGGTTTGCCCTGGTCGTAGGGGTCCGGGGGAAACGAAATTCCCCCGGGTGAGTACCCCGAGCTACGCAATGAAGCGTGGTCTTACAGATATCTACTGCCTCTGCCCACTACCTTGACGCTTAGATCTATTTCGATATAATTCTAATTAGATAAGCATTGAATTGGTCGCCATGAGCCAAGCTGATTTTCAGACCCTGCTGGCCTTCTTTAAGGCCCTATCCAACGAGAGTCGTCTCAAGTTGGTGGGGCTGTTAGCCCAAAGCGATCGCAGCGTAGAAGAACTGGCGGCGCTGCTGCACCTGAAGGAGCCGACGGTCTCCCATCATCTGGCCAAGCTCAAGGCCCTGGATTTGGTGGAGATGCGATCGCAAGGGAACACCCACCTTTACCGGCTCAACCAAGAGGCTCTACACAGCTTGTCTAAGGCGGTCTTGATCTCCAACCACGCCGAGTTGGTGGCAGATCTCGACGGCGATGCCTGGGAAGAGAAGGTGCTGCGCAACTATGTCGAGGCCGGTCGCCTGCGGGAGATTCCCGCCAGTCGCAAGAAGCGCTGGGTGATCCTGAAGTGGTTGGTGCAACAGTTCGAGTGCGATCGCACCTACTCCGAAGTCGAACTCAACCAACACCTGAAACAGTTTCACCCCGACGTCGCTACCCTGCGGCGAGAATTCATCGGCTACCAGATGATGCAGCGGCAGCAGGGGAACTACTGGCGCCTGCCAGAGGCCCAATGGCGCCGCGAACCCAACCAACAGGTTAGTTAATCGTTAGTCTCGGCGCCGAGCCGCCGCCTGGAAGGTGGCGCAGTACTGCTGATAGCCCCCGGGAAAGACCACATTCAGGGTCAGGGGGTCTTCGCTGTCGCGGGGGTCACCGGGGCCTGCTACGACTTGCAGGTGTCCCGCAACGGTTTCTATCTGCAGGGCCTTACGGTTTTTGAGTTCACCGCCGCTGCTGTCCACGTAGGTGACGACGTTACCGTTGTCGTAGAGGCGGCCAATATCCTGAATCAGTTGCAGGAAGTTGCGATCGCTCCCCCCCCGTTTGGCCACGGGCCGACCATCCACCTCAAACACCTGACTGGTGACCGTGTCGCCCACCCCCACCAGCGTCGGCATCTGAGCCGG
This portion of the Halomicronema hongdechloris C2206 genome encodes:
- a CDS encoding TRC40/GET3/ArsA family transport-energizing ATPase, with the protein product MRVLLMTGKGGVGKTSVAAATGLRCAELGYKTLVLSTDPAHSLADSFDQELEHTPRQVRPNLWGAELDALMELEGNWGSVKRYITEVLQARGLEGVEAEELAILPGMDEIFSLVRMKRHYDEGEFEVLIIDSAPTGTALRLLSLPEVAGWYMRRLYKPFQAVSAALRPIVEPLFRPVAGFSLPTQEVMDAPYEFYHQLEDLEKVLTDTATTSVRLVTNPEKMVIKESLRAHAYLSLYNVGTDLVIANRIIPESVQDPFFQRWKDQQQQYRHEIHENFRPLPVKEVPLFSEEMCGLEALARLKDTLYDQEDPTQVYYKETTIRVIQDEDTYSLEIYLPGIPKDRVELSKASDELNIRIGNHRRNLVLPQALAALQPAGAKLEDDYLKIRFASSRA
- the cobO gene encoding cob(I)yrinic acid a,c-diamide adenosyltransferase, whose amino-acid sequence is MSVDVPSAETTNLPSDNLAENLDETSPAGLTAEQYRRKMERRKQVQQQRLAQRTQEKGLIIVHTGNGKGKTTAALGMVMRSLGHGFRVAIVQFIKGAWEPSEKAVLGHWPEQLEFHALGEGFTWETQDRDRDTAKAEQAWEVAWGYLQNPAYKTILLDEVNVALKHGFLSVDRVLAGLAQKPEHTHVILTGRGAPAALIEAADLVTEMTLVKHPFREQGVKAQPGIEF
- a CDS encoding B12-binding domain-containing radical SAM protein, with translation MNILLIYPQFPKSFWSFEKTLELANFKAQLPPLGMVTVAAILPQTWNYRLVDRNLRDVTEAEWAWADLVLISAMIVQRPDFIAQIQAAKARGKLVAVGGPYPTALPDEATGADFLILDEGEITLPLFVEAIGRGETSGIFRANGEKPAVTTTPIPRYDLLDLDAYAEMSVQFSRGCPFQCEFCDIIVLYGRKPRTKDPEQLLAELQYLYDLGWRRSIFMVDDNFIGNKRNVKRLLTALKPWMEAHNHPFSFATEASVDLAQDKELMQLMVDCNFGSVFLGIETPDDSSLTLTQKYQNTRSPLADSVQTIIKAGLRVMAGFIIGFDGEQSGAGQRIVDFVEQTTIPTAMFGILQALPDTALWHRLAKEGRLLDRHYDSNQTSLMNFIPTRPMEDIVAEYLHAFWTLYDPLVMLNRTYRHFLILGAGRRQHYRGRTKSAGTPGLNWTILRAMGILCWRQGVVRKTRLRFWLHLISLLRQYPEVVLNYLVVCAQAEHFIDFRQTVRQQITEQLAVAQSQLQETTTPMPAPQTA
- a CDS encoding DUF2087 domain-containing protein; translated protein: MSQADFQTLLAFFKALSNESRLKLVGLLAQSDRSVEELAALLHLKEPTVSHHLAKLKALDLVEMRSQGNTHLYRLNQEALHSLSKAVLISNHAELVADLDGDAWEEKVLRNYVEAGRLREIPASRKKRWVILKWLVQQFECDRTYSEVELNQHLKQFHPDVATLRREFIGYQMMQRQQGNYWRLPEAQWRREPNQQVS